In Erythrolamprus reginae isolate rEryReg1 chromosome 10, rEryReg1.hap1, whole genome shotgun sequence, one DNA window encodes the following:
- the LOC139172770 gene encoding uncharacterized protein, translated as MAQLPLILVVLSSSLMGTFSQVVLTQPASVSGSLGGSIRITCTMSGGTIGSQLSSWYQQKPGTAPKPLIYDDSSRPSGIPERFSGSVENSRKTAVLTISNLQAVDEADYHCLCYIGRTFSQVVLTQPESVNGSLGRSIRITCSKNSGTLDTGDSSWYQQNPGNAPKLLIYGDSRRASGIPERFSGSIENSKTSAVLTISNLQAEDEADYYCLYYIGSASFLYCGGTPAPILVVHLASGLNFCVFLEFLWDERNDFSGKHETVTQHWLVFHFNIPEISHNFPESLEGSVSA; from the exons ATGGCTCAGCTGCCTCTTATCTTGGTTGTCCTCTCATCTTCCCTGATGG GGACTTTCTCCCAAGTGGTCTTGACTCAACCGGCTTCTGTGTCTGGATCTCTTGGAGGGTCAATCCGAATCACTTGTACTATGAGTGGGGGAACAATTGGATCACAGCTATCCTCCTGGTATCAACAGAAGCCTGGCACTGCCCCCAAACCCCTGATATATGATGATAGCAGCAGACCCTCTGGAATCCCAGAACGATTCTCCGGTTCTGTTGAAAACTCTAGAAAAACAGCCGTGTTAACCATCTCCAATCTCCAGGCagtggatgaagctgattatcattGCCTGTGTTATATAGGTA GGACTTTTTCACAAGTTGTCTTGACTCAACCAGAATCTGTGAATGGGTCTCTGGGACGATCAATCCGAATAACTTGTTCTAAAAACAGTGGGACACTTGACACAGGGGATTCCTCATGGTATCAACAGAATCCTGGAAatgcccccaaactcctgatatatGGTGATAGCAGAAGAGCCTCTGGAATCCCAGAACGATTCTCCGGTTCTATTGAAAACTCTAAAACATCTGCTGTGTTAACCATCTCCAATCTTCAGGCAgaggatgaagctgattattatTGCCTGTATTATATAGGTAGTG cttcctttttatattgtggtgggaCACCAGCTCCCATCTTAGTAGTCCATTTGGCCTCTGGACTGAATTTTTGTGTATTCTTGGAGTTCCTTTGGGATGAGCGCAATGATTTTTCAGGAAAACATGAAACTGTGACCCAACATTGGCTGGTTTTCCATTTTAACATCCCTGAAATAAGTCACAATTTTCCTGAAAGCCTTGAAGGATCTGTCTCAGCGTGA